One region of Chlorobiota bacterium genomic DNA includes:
- a CDS encoding NADH-dependent flavin oxidoreductase: MFTPLTFYAGDITLRNRLVLAPMTTWSSNDDGTITPEELEFLRRRSRGVGMAMTAACYVQPEGKAFDGQWSCATDAMIPSLRAAAEAIKSQGAVAVLQLHHGGRLSPSRLIGGQPVSASAVPAEHPGAETPRAMTEQEIEETIEAFGAATKRAIRAGFNGVEIHGANSYLLQQFFSPHSNRRQDLWGGAVENRAAFPIAVLEEVQEVVRRNAYFPFGIGYRLSPEEFEVPGITMEETLELVEGIAACRPDWIHVSTKNFFGGSIRRARDKRPRTALIAEKVRNRTLIIGSGAITTPDLAAQALGQGADLLSLGRPLIVDPEWPQKVLEGRADEILPCLPTHSADRSHSIPSPFYSHLLSRPSWVPVCEEEEEASKGQQLEPSKG, translated from the coding sequence GGACATCACCCTACGGAACCGATTGGTGCTTGCGCCGATGACCACATGGTCATCAAATGATGACGGAACCATCACCCCCGAGGAACTTGAATTTCTGCGCCGCCGCTCGCGTGGGGTTGGGATGGCGATGACCGCCGCCTGCTACGTCCAGCCGGAAGGGAAGGCGTTCGATGGGCAATGGAGCTGCGCCACCGATGCCATGATCCCCAGCCTTCGCGCCGCTGCCGAGGCGATCAAATCGCAAGGGGCGGTGGCGGTGCTTCAGCTTCACCACGGCGGGCGGCTATCCCCCTCGCGGCTGATTGGCGGCCAACCCGTCTCCGCCAGCGCGGTCCCCGCCGAACACCCCGGCGCAGAAACGCCACGAGCGATGACCGAGCAGGAGATTGAAGAAACGATTGAGGCATTTGGCGCAGCCACCAAACGGGCAATCCGCGCAGGCTTCAACGGGGTGGAAATCCACGGCGCAAACTCCTATCTGCTCCAGCAATTCTTCTCCCCCCACTCCAACCGCCGCCAGGACCTTTGGGGCGGGGCCGTGGAGAACCGCGCAGCCTTCCCGATAGCGGTGCTGGAGGAGGTCCAGGAGGTGGTCCGCCGGAACGCCTACTTCCCGTTTGGAATCGGTTACCGGCTATCGCCCGAGGAGTTTGAGGTCCCCGGAATCACTATGGAAGAGACGCTGGAGTTGGTGGAGGGGATTGCGGCCTGCCGCCCCGATTGGATTCACGTTTCCACGAAGAATTTTTTTGGCGGAAGCATCCGCCGCGCACGCGACAAACGCCCCCGCACCGCACTGATTGCCGAGAAGGTCCGCAACCGCACCCTGATTATCGGAAGCGGCGCGATCACCACCCCCGACCTTGCCGCGCAAGCCCTGGGCCAAGGGGCCGATCTGCTATCGCTTGGCCGCCCGTTGATTGTTGACCCAGAGTGGCCGCAAAAAGTGCTGGAAGGCCGCGCCGATGAAATCCTTCCCTGCCTTCCAACTCACAGTGCCGACCGCTCGCACTCCATCCCCTCCCCTTTCTACTCACACCTCCTTTCCCGCCCCAGCTGGGTCCCGGTCTGCGAGGAAGAAGAGGAGGCAAGCAAGGGCCAGCAATTGGAACCCAGCAAGGGGTAA